The nucleotide window TCACTCATGCCGTAATTTTcgtgaagggggagggggtcctGCAGGTTTGAGTCTTCAGGTACTTGCCAGGGTGGGACATCGCGGCTCTGGATGTTCAGGATATTATAGTCCTCGTTAGCTGGGGTGAGGGGTGCACTTGTCGACGTGTTCAGGGATTTTTCACTACTCGAAGTGTTGGTGACGTTTTGAGGATGTTCAGGAGTCGTTGGAGTACTTGGAGGACTTGGAGAAGGGCTTGACGAGGCATTGACGGGCGCCTCTGTCGCATGATGAAATAAGTTCCATCTTTTTGCGAGTGCGGGATGGTAACCAGGGTTTTGAATGTTGGAGGGGTGGTACGGGGAATTCGCGTTGTATCGGCCCGGGAGATAGCTTCTATTTCGAACTTGTCGTCTTTGGGGAGTCATGGGGGCGCGATGGGGGCTCTGATAGGTATTCCAAGGGTTGAAGTACTCATTGGGCCGATATTGCAGGAGGAATCGGCGATGAGGGGGTTTCGGGGGGGCTGAAGACACTGATTGAGCATTCTGGGAGCTCTGGGGGACATTTATAATTTCGGAGGAGCCTATGGATGTGTACATGATAGTACAGAAGAGGCTGAAAATGATAATAACAATTTTGGATTAAAGGGTGGAAGGGTTTtacgaaaaatggaaatggtATGATTTTCGGGAAAGGCTCAATGATAAAGTGTGTCTTGAAAAGGGAAACCCTGGGATGTTTTTttgcattaattatttaccaGTAAATTACGTAATATCGCATTTGAACTTGTGACTGGTGCCAGACGTCATAGTATGAGTGAATAAGGGTTATCCTGGGCACTTCACGATTTTTTACCACTTAGAAATCATTGGCTGGGTGGATTCGAAGATTATCAAGGACCAGACTTCTGTTAGTCAAGGATTCTTCATTAGAATAGTATATCGATAAGAAACTAATTGtagaaattgataattattaatatttgataaaattttttgactTGTTGCATGTGAATTGTGACACAAGCCAATTTTCTTGGGTCAAGTGTCATTTGTTATTGAAGGGCATAGATAgacttttttaatgaaaaatgattgttGAATTGATGGCTTAAAAAatcgaggattttttaaacCTAAATTTCTTAGGGAATAAACTTTAATGAGAAATGAGACAAGAAATCGTAAGTTTTCTTCTAATTGGGAGGAATTAATCGTCTCGACGGGTCGTAAAAATGGATTTATTGAGAGACAGATAATCAGacacataattaaaaatttccactaAAGTGAGATAAAGACTCGGTTACATTCGTTGAAATAACAGTCGTCACGAGCATACATAATACTATTTTATCGGAATATCCCCCAGGTTTTCCTTATGGAATAGACTATATAGTCGGCTCATTGTCGTGAGATTTCCTCAGTCTGTGGTCACAATGGCTCGCCAGCTCATTATTATTCTTGGATGTGTTTTCGCGCTTGTGATGGCTTCAATGAATTGCCAGAATGCCTCTGACAATCCTGAAGTGACGTTTAGTTTGGGCAAGGTCAAGGGCTCGCTATTCGAGTCTCGATTAGGCAAGAAAATTTACGCTTTCAGAGGACTGAGATATGCTGAGGGACCGATTGGGCCTCTTCGATTTaaggtgattttttaaatttcctgTTGACGTGTGGTAAATTCATAACGATATGAATCTCCATAGCTCGCAATTCCTGCTAAACCGTGGACTGGGGTATTTGATGCCTCTGAGGAAGGCCCATCCTGCCCCAGACAGAGTGGACAAAACAAAAGCGATGACTGCCTTCGCTTAAATGTTTACACCACCAAGGTACTCCCCACAtatgtaattaattaactaattttatctttttgtCGCAAATTAACGTACCTTTATATGAGCTACCGAGATGACTGTACCCTTTATCGCGaaaatttatgtatttttcagtTGGGATCTGAAACCAAAAGGCCAGTAATAGTATTCTTCCACCCTGGGGCATTCGTTGGGTTCTCCGGACAGAGTTATGTTTTTGGGCCTCAATATATCATGGACGAAGACATCGTTCTGGTCACTGTGAATTATCGACTCGGTGCAATAGGTAAAATTCGTTAAAATGTTACTGGAGATTAGATTCCAACCAAATTATTCGACAATTATCTTCTAAAAATCTCAAGTCTAAAGTATCTTATATAAAGACTCAACTGTAGTTATCTATTCTTGTTTAGGGTTCACAGCCACTGGTGACGCATTAGCTCCCGGTAACTTGGGCCTGAAGGACCAGGTCGAGGCCCTGCGGtgggttaaaaaaaatattgcaccGTTCGGTGGCGATTGCGATTTGGTAACGATCGTTGGATACAGTGCTGGGGCCTGGAGCACAGCCCTGCATATGTTGTCGCCAATGTCAAAGGGTCTCTTTCACCGTGCCGTGTCCATGAGTGGTGCCCCCACCAAGCCGGTTCCTATGGTGCACGAGCAAACGGAAATCGCTAAGAAACAGGCAACCCTGGTGGGGTGCCCCAATGACAGCACCGAGGAGATGCTCAAGTGCATGGAGAACGTTCCCCACGAGAAAATGGTCTCGACCTTTGGGAAATTCATGGAGTGGCATGATAATCCCATTCGCGTGTGGAGCCCGGTGGTTGAGCCTGATATTCCTGGAGTCGAGAGGTTCATTGTGGGACAGCCTGATGAATTGATCAGACAGGGGAAATTTCACAAGGTGCCCTACATGGCGGGTACGACGAGGGATGAATTCGCTAGTTTGGCCAGATGTGagaagttttttcatttttttcgatatttctcaGAGCagacttttttaagaaatataTTTCCTCAGGGAGCAAATGGCTCTtgggttaatttttttttggtttgcaGTACCTGTTGTCGAAGCAAGAAAAGGGAATAATTCAGTGTTCGATGATCTGAATGAAAATTGGGATCGCCTAGCCCCAATCATCTTCGCGTACGAGAGAAATACAACCGAGTCGAAGAGGATCAGTAAAGAGTTGAGAGATTTTTACTTCAAGGGGGAGAAAATTGGATTGGCcaattgggaaaaattagGACAGGTGAAATTAATGAGGAATACCCTTCACTGCAGTCGATttcattcagtaaaaattaatgagggaTTTTCTTCTGATTTCAGTTGTATTCCGATTCAATCGTGAAATTCCCAGTCAATCGAATGGTGAATTTGGTCGCTGCTCACTCGGATCAACCGGTGTATTATTATCACTTTGTGTATCAAGGACGAAAGAGTTATTACGTGTGGCCGGATACGAGGAAACCTATGGGTAAGTGATGCTTAATACATGGAAATtcatgaatataaaatttacgGGAACAAATTCAAGGGGAAGATTTTTGCTCCAGGTGTGGGTCATCATGATGAGTTGATGTATCTCTTCTTCATGAAGGTCTTCTTCCCTTACCTCGAGCAGGACGCACCGGAAATTCCAACTGTCGAACACCTAACAGCCATGTGGGCGAGTTTCGCAAAAACTGGAAATCCCGTTCCCCTAAATAATCCGTTATTCAAGGGTGTTAAGTGGGACAGATTTACTCCTGAAAATAAGGAGTACCTTGAAATCAATGAAACACTCACAATGAAGACGAACGTGGACGGAGCAAGGATGGAAGCTTTCGAAAGAATTTTCCCTCTGGCTCCGGTGAGACCGACAAATTAAGCgccttaattttaaaaaccgATTTTTCATGTGAAAATTTCTTGTGAAATCGACGGCCTCGGCACTTTATAATGTAAACAAGTGCCTTCGAAAGGATTTGCCGGGTGAATAAAATCCTATATATTGATTTGAAGACCACGAAGGTCAATTTGCGGAGTTATTCCCTTATTTCAATTTcgaattctttatttatttgaaggcATATGTATCTTATACAAGAGACCCATACGACTCAGGAAATAATATAACTATTCCAATTTGgccgacgccattggattccgggaatattctaaaagcCATTTTGACGGTGTTTACATTACAACTAAAAGCCTCCCAGCCCAGTTACCCACCTTCTCCGTGGTAATGCCTACCGACAGGCGTGTTCACCATCGTAGTTCACGCGCCACCGATACGCAATTTGTCGCTGTAG belongs to Diachasmimorpha longicaudata isolate KC_UGA_2023 chromosome 10, iyDiaLong2, whole genome shotgun sequence and includes:
- the LOC135166904 gene encoding esterase E4-like; its protein translation is MARQLIIILGCVFALVMASMNCQNASDNPEVTFSLGKVKGSLFESRLGKKIYAFRGLRYAEGPIGPLRFKLAIPAKPWTGVFDASEEGPSCPRQSGQNKSDDCLRLNVYTTKLGSETKRPVIVFFHPGAFVGFSGQSYVFGPQYIMDEDIVLVTVNYRLGAIGFTATGDALAPGNLGLKDQVEALRWVKKNIAPFGGDCDLVTIVGYSAGAWSTALHMLSPMSKGLFHRAVSMSGAPTKPVPMVHEQTEIAKKQATLVGCPNDSTEEMLKCMENVPHEKMVSTFGKFMEWHDNPIRVWSPVVEPDIPGVERFIVGQPDELIRQGKFHKVPYMAGTTRDEFASLARLPVVEARKGNNSVFDDLNENWDRLAPIIFAYERNTTESKRISKELRDFYFKGEKIGLANWEKLGQLYSDSIVKFPVNRMVNLVAAHSDQPVYYYHFVYQGRKSYYVWPDTRKPMGVGHHDELMYLFFMKVFFPYLEQDAPEIPTVEHLTAMWASFAKTGNPVPLNNPLFKGVKWDRFTPENKEYLEINETLTMKTNVDGARMEAFERIFPLAPVRPTN